A section of the Castanea sativa cultivar Marrone di Chiusa Pesio chromosome 12, ASM4071231v1 genome encodes:
- the LOC142620300 gene encoding uncharacterized protein LOC142620300 produces the protein MREWFTKLPTSSINNFEQLGNSFLRHFVGGQRLRRPVDHLLTIRQGEKETLRSYVKHFTRETLEVDEANDKVKLTTFKVGLKSREFVVSLVKNPPKTMAEMLLKAQKYMNAKDALAIIEDVEKSNERERKEDDLRGRKREQTDCQNNDGNKQKDDKTHQTVKFTPLVMPIDKILGHIKDEHYLKWLRPLHLSPNVCDKKKYCRFHKDHHHYTEDYKDLEE, from the coding sequence ATGAGGGAGTGGTTCACAAAGTTACCAACGTCGTCCATCAATAACTTTGAGCAGTTAGGCAATTCCTTCTTACGCCACTTCGTCGGGGGACAACGCCTGAGAAGACCAGTAGACCACCTGCTTACCATTAGACAAGGAGAAAAGGAGACCCTAAGGTCATATGTGAAGCATTTCACTCGAGAAACTTTAGAGGTGGATGAAGCAAATGATAAAGTAAAGCTAACAACCTTTAAGGTTGGTTTGAAGTCTAGGGAGTTTGTGGTCTCACTCGTGAAGAATCCCCCTAAgacgatggcagagatgctCCTAAAGGCgcagaagtacatgaacgccAAAGATGCCCTTGCAATAATAGAAGATGTAGAGAAGTCCAATGAAAGGGAAAGAAAGGAAGATGACTTGAGAGGAAGAAAAAGGGAGCAGACAGATTGTCAGAATAATGACGGGAACAAACAGAAAGATGATAAAACCCATCAGACGgtaaaattcactcctttagttatgcctattgataaaattttgggacATATCAAAGATGAGCATTACCTCAAATGGCTAAGGCCATTGCACTTGTCACCTAATGTGTGTGACAAGAAGAAATATTGCCGTTTTCACAAGGATCACCACCATTACACAGAAGATTACAAAGACCTGGAGGAGTAG
- the LOC142618360 gene encoding cytochrome P450 89A2-like: METWFIILISLCISALLKPLLNLFINKKNSKLPPGPFTIPIVSSLLWIRKSASDLEPILRKLHAKYGPIVTLNIAFRPAIFVANRSIAHKALVQNGAVFADRPQAPLTNRVFSCNSGTINSASYGPTWRLFRRNLSSEILHPSRLKSYSHARNWVYNILFNRLRDSQSKSSEVPIVVKEHFQYSMFCLLVLMCFGDKLGESRIKEIEDVQRRLLLGLPRFNILNVCGSVGKIIFRKLWQELFDLRRDQEAVLRPLIEARRKVKQERQSKAKEDKDVDNDDEFVVSYVDTLLDLELPGEKRKLQDGQMVSLCSEFLNAGTDTTSTALEWIMANLMKYPQIQERLFVEIKGVVGDGEKEVKEEDLNKMPYLKAVVLEGLRRHPPGHFVLPHAVTEDVVLDGYLVPKNATLNFMVAEMGWDPKVWEDPMEFKPERFLSGGDGGGEVFDITGSREIKMMPFGVGRRICPGYALAMLHLEYFVANLVWNFEWKAVEGDDVDLTEKQEFTMVMKIPLKAHLSLRC; the protein is encoded by the coding sequence atggaaacctGGTTCATCATCCTTATCTCTCTCTGCATCTCAGCTCTCCTAAAACCACTTCTCAACCTTTTCATCAACAAGAAAAACAGTAAGCTTCCTCCTGGACCCTTTACCATCCCAATAGTAAGCAGCTTACTATGGATCCGCAAATCTGCCTCCGACCTCGAACCCATTCTCCGCAAACTCCATGCCAAGTACGGACCCATAGTCACCCTCAACATCGCTTTCCGCCCTGCTATCTTCGTTGCCAACCGCTCTATCGCTCACAAAGCTCTCGTCCAAAACGGTGCCGTCTTTGCCGACCGACCACAGGCTCCTCTGACCAACAGAGTGTTCTCATGTAACTCGGGCACCATCAACTCCGCCTCGTACGGTCCCACGTGGCGTCTATTTCGCCGCAATCTCAGTTCTGAGATTCTTCACCCTTCGCGATTGAAATCCTACTCTCACGCGCGCAACTGGGTTTATAATATCCTCTTCAATCGTCTTCGTGATTCTCAGTCCAAGTCCAGTGAAGTGCCAATCGTCGTTAAGGAACATTTCCAATACTCCATGTTTTGTTTGTTGGTTCTTATGTGTTTTGGTGACAAGCTTGGTGAGTCCCGGATAAAAGAAATCGAAGATGTCCAGCGTCGCTTGCTTTTGGGGCTTCCTCGGTTTAATATACTTAATGTTTGTGGGAGTGTTGGGAAGATTATATTTCGTAAGCTTTGGCAAGaattgtttgatcttcggagAGACCAAGAAGCTGTTCTAAGGCCTTTGATAGAAGCGAGAAGGAAAGTGAAGCAAGAAAGACAGAGCAAAGCGAAAGAAGACAAAGATGTTGATAATGACGATGAGTTTGTGGTGTCGTATGTGGATACGTTGTTGGATTTGGAGCTACCAGGGGAGAAGCGGAAACTCCAGGATGGGCAAATGGTTAGTTTGTGCTCCGAGTTTCTCAACGCGGGTACAGATACTACGTCGACTGCATTGGAGTGGATTATGGCGAATTTGATGAAATACCCACAAATCCAAGAGAGGCTTTTTGTGGAGATTAAAGGGGTTGTTGGTGATGGAGAAAAGGAAGTGAAAGAAGAGGATTTGAACAAGATGCCTTATTTGAAAGCAGTGGTTTTGGAGGGTTTAAGGAGACACCCACCTGGGCATTTTGTGTTGCCACATGCAGTGACTGAAGATGTGGTTTTGGATGGCTATCTGGTGCCAAAGAATGCTACTTTGAATTTCATGGTGGCAGAAATGGGGTGGGATCCAAAGGTGTGGGAGGATCCTATGGAGTTTAAGCCTGAGAGATTCTTGAGTGGCGGCGATGGTGGAGGAGAAGTGTTTGATATAACTGGAAGTAGAGAGATTAAGATGATGCCATTTGGTGTGGGGAGGAGGATTTGCCCTGGTTATGCTTTGGCAATGCTGCATTTGGAGTATTTTGTGGCCAATTTGGTTTGGAATTTTGAGTGGAAAGCTGTGGAGGGTGACGATGTTGATTTGACAGAGAAGCAGGAGTTCACTATGGTGATGAAGATTCCTCTCAAGGCCCACTTATCTCTAAGATGCTAG
- the LOC142620301 gene encoding uncharacterized protein LOC142620301 has protein sequence MYNEIDGDVENVAVRTFKVRLPTEHGLRKSLTMKVAVDMRQLMDRIDKYKWVEEDQIQSKGKVKVYQEKKDLRGVGFQGSRPRQDFPSRPLPAETPLVNSLFKEPIHHILEKIRHEPYFRPPNKMSGNASTRNQNLYCHYHQDKGHTTEECRTLCDHLNQLAKARKINHFLSRPDGQVGQQGT, from the coding sequence atgtataatgaaattgacgGAGATGTTGAAAATGTGGCTGTAAGAACTTTTAAGGTGAGGCTTCCCACGGAGCATGgattgaggaagtccttgacaatGAAGGTAGCTGTAGATATGCGCCAGCTTATGGACcgaatagataaatataaatggGTGGAAGAGGATCAGAttcaaagcaaaggaaaagtGAAGGTATATCAGGAAAAGAAAGATCTTCGAGGAGTGGGGTTTCAAGGCAGTCGGCCTAGGCAAGACTTTCCAAGTCGTCCATTGCCCGCCGAAACTCCTTTGGTTAATTCATTGTTCAAGGAGCCTATACATCACATATTGGAGAAAATTCGACATGAACCGTACTTTAGACCACCCAACAAGATGAGTGGAAATGCATCTACGAGGAATCAAAATCTTTATTGTCATTATCATCAAGACAAGGGACATACCACAGAAGAATGTCGGACATTGTGTGATCATTTGAACCAATTAGCCAAAGCGAGAAAGATCAATCATTTCTTGTCTAGACCGGACGGGCAAGTGGGACAACAAGGTACGTGA